Proteins from one Parvibaculum lavamentivorans DS-1 genomic window:
- a CDS encoding SDR family oxidoreductase, whose amino-acid sequence MSGKRLFCFGMGFSARVFASRLAGRGFAVAGTCRSEEKAARLREAGIEAFLFDSGLPLRDAEQALDGTTHLLISTPPAEAGDPVLAAHRDALRRLAPRIEWAGYLSTTGVYGDRQGGWVTEETPLDPAVARSDRRASAEAGWQAFARETGLPLHIFRLAGIYGPGRNQLQGVIDGTAKRIVKEGQIFSRIHVEDIAGVLEASMAKKRPGAIYNVCDDEPAPAHEVVAYAAELLGREPPLEVPYETADLSPMARSFYAASRRVSNVRLHEELGYDLRYPTYREGLKALLGTL is encoded by the coding sequence ATGAGTGGCAAACGGCTTTTCTGTTTCGGTATGGGTTTCAGCGCGCGGGTCTTTGCCAGCCGCCTTGCCGGACGCGGCTTTGCTGTGGCGGGCACTTGCAGGAGCGAAGAGAAGGCGGCGCGGCTCCGCGAGGCGGGCATCGAGGCTTTTCTTTTCGACAGCGGCTTGCCGCTGCGGGACGCGGAGCAGGCGCTTGACGGCACCACGCATCTGCTGATCTCGACGCCGCCAGCGGAAGCGGGCGACCCGGTGCTGGCCGCGCATCGCGACGCGCTTCGCCGGCTCGCACCCCGGATCGAATGGGCGGGCTATCTTTCGACCACCGGCGTCTATGGCGACCGGCAGGGCGGCTGGGTGACGGAGGAGACGCCGCTCGACCCGGCCGTGGCGAGGAGCGACAGGCGGGCGAGCGCGGAAGCCGGCTGGCAGGCCTTCGCGCGCGAGACCGGGCTGCCGCTCCATATATTCCGGCTGGCCGGCATATACGGGCCGGGACGCAACCAGCTTCAAGGCGTGATCGACGGCACGGCGAAGCGGATCGTGAAGGAAGGGCAGATTTTCTCGCGCATTCATGTGGAGGATATTGCGGGCGTGCTCGAAGCCTCGATGGCAAAGAAGCGGCCGGGCGCGATCTACAATGTCTGCGACGACGAACCCGCCCCCGCGCATGAAGTTGTGGCCTATGCGGCGGAACTGCTTGGCCGCGAGCCGCCGCTGGAAGTGCCTTATGAGACGGCTGATCTTTCGCCGATGGCGCGGAGCTTCTATGCCGCCTCGCGCCGCGTTTCCAATGTGCGTCTTCACGAGGAATTGGGCTATGATCTGCGCTATCCGACCTATCGCGAGGGCTTGAAGGCGCTGCTCGGTACGCTGTGA
- a CDS encoding alpha/beta hydrolase, translated as MTDSTTPRKLDRPGHDGSASESLACLVDAPRHPSGPTGLTWLGGFKSEMTGTKAAALADWARAADRHLLRFDYYAHGASSGDFARATVTRWLDDALCAIDALAQGPQVLIGSSMGGWMALLAALARPERVKALVLIAPAPDFTEELMWKGFSDEIKSVLARDGIYREPSDYSDEPYEITMRLIEDGRNHLLLGEKIPLAIPVRILQGMADPDVPWQHAMRLVDALASSDVTINLAKSGDHRLSTPVDLARLTETIEALLKEIER; from the coding sequence ATGACCGACAGCACAACGCCCCGCAAGCTCGACCGCCCCGGCCATGATGGCAGCGCAAGCGAAAGCCTCGCCTGTCTGGTCGATGCGCCTCGGCACCCTTCGGGTCCGACAGGCCTCACCTGGCTCGGCGGTTTCAAGTCCGAAATGACCGGCACCAAGGCGGCGGCACTCGCCGATTGGGCGCGCGCGGCAGACCGGCACCTTCTTCGCTTCGATTATTACGCGCATGGCGCTTCCTCCGGCGACTTCGCCCGCGCAACCGTGACGCGATGGCTCGACGATGCGCTCTGCGCCATCGACGCACTCGCGCAAGGCCCGCAAGTGCTGATCGGTTCCAGCATGGGCGGCTGGATGGCGCTGCTCGCGGCGCTGGCGCGTCCCGAACGCGTGAAGGCACTCGTCCTCATCGCTCCCGCGCCGGACTTCACCGAAGAACTGATGTGGAAGGGCTTTTCGGACGAAATAAAATCCGTCCTCGCGCGTGACGGCATCTACCGCGAACCGTCCGACTACAGCGACGAACCCTACGAGATCACGATGCGGCTGATCGAGGATGGGCGGAACCATCTCCTGCTCGGCGAGAAGATCCCGCTCGCCATCCCCGTCCGCATCCTGCAGGGCATGGCCGACCCCGACGTCCCCTGGCAACACGCCATGCGCCTCGTCGATGCGCTTGCAAGCAGCGACGTCACCATCAATCTCGCCAAATCCGGCGACCACCGGCTCTCAACGCCAGTCGACCTCGCAAGGTTGACGGAAACGATTGAAGCTCTGCTGAAAGAGATCGAGCGATAA
- a CDS encoding glycosyltransferase family 4 protein, whose translation MSNPFETLSPKPVILQVVPALETGGAERTTLDVARAVMMAGGRAIVASRGGRMVPELIVSGAEHIDMAMHSKNPVVMALNVERLARIVAREGVDLVHARSRAPAWSALAASRRAGVPFVTTYHSRVHTKPRLKVFYNSVMVRGDAVIANSSYTADSIRAVHAPDEARIFTVPRGVDIESFAAVTPSRMEALRGRWGIGEDAGTVFLHPARLTRWKGQAVSIEAARLLAGRGGADFTLLLAGDAQGRDGYTAELEKAIADAGLGARVRLAGHGDDMAAAYALADVVLSPSIEPEPFGRTAVEAQAASRPVIVSDAGGQRETVIEGETGFRVKPNDAAALADAMARMLAMGPEGRAAMGARGYANAATHYSVDTMCRTTLEIYAGLIGRMRSA comes from the coding sequence GTGTCCAATCCTTTCGAAACCCTGTCGCCGAAGCCGGTGATCCTGCAGGTCGTTCCCGCCCTTGAAACCGGCGGTGCGGAACGCACGACGCTCGATGTGGCGCGCGCCGTGATGATGGCCGGCGGGCGGGCCATCGTCGCGAGCCGGGGCGGACGCATGGTGCCGGAACTGATCGTCTCAGGCGCCGAACATATCGACATGGCGATGCATTCGAAGAATCCGGTGGTCATGGCGCTCAATGTCGAGCGGCTGGCGCGGATCGTCGCTCGCGAAGGCGTCGATCTCGTTCATGCGCGAAGCCGCGCGCCGGCATGGAGCGCGCTGGCGGCCTCGCGGCGCGCGGGCGTGCCTTTCGTCACCACCTATCATTCGCGCGTCCACACCAAGCCGCGCCTGAAGGTTTTCTACAATTCCGTGATGGTACGGGGCGATGCGGTGATCGCGAACTCGTCCTATACAGCCGACAGCATTCGCGCCGTTCACGCACCGGACGAGGCGCGCATCTTCACGGTGCCGCGCGGCGTCGATATCGAAAGCTTTGCTGCCGTGACGCCCTCCCGCATGGAGGCACTGCGCGGGCGCTGGGGGATCGGCGAAGACGCGGGAACGGTATTTCTCCATCCGGCGCGGCTGACGCGATGGAAAGGGCAGGCGGTTTCCATCGAGGCGGCGCGGCTGCTTGCCGGGCGCGGTGGGGCGGACTTCACGCTGCTGCTGGCGGGAGACGCGCAAGGCCGCGACGGCTACACGGCGGAACTCGAAAAGGCGATTGCCGATGCCGGCCTCGGCGCGCGGGTGCGGCTGGCCGGGCATGGCGACGACATGGCGGCGGCCTATGCGCTGGCGGATGTCGTTCTGTCGCCCTCGATAGAGCCAGAACCTTTCGGCCGGACGGCGGTCGAGGCGCAGGCGGCGTCGAGGCCGGTGATCGTCAGCGATGCGGGCGGCCAGCGAGAGACGGTGATCGAGGGCGAGACGGGCTTCCGCGTGAAGCCGAACGATGCCGCTGCGCTTGCCGATGCAATGGCCCGGATGCTGGCGATGGGGCCGGAGGGCCGCGCGGCGATGGGCGCCCGCGGCTACGCAAACGCCGCTACGCATTATTCCGTCGACACGATGTGCCGGACGACGCTCGAGATTTACGCAGGGCTGATCGGACGGATGCGGAGCGCATGA
- the infC gene encoding translation initiation factor IF-3: protein MQAPPTREGPRINDMIDEPTVLLIDAEGEKRGVIPTDEAIRMAEEAGLDLVEVSPNAKPPVCKLLDYGKFKYQAQKKANEARKKQKTVEVKEIKMRPNIDTHDYEVKMRAMLRFFEEGDKVKVTLRFRGREMAHQELGMVLLNKVKEEVEPIAKVELYPRLEGRQMIMVLAPK from the coding sequence ATGCAGGCGCCGCCCACCAGAGAGGGCCCGCGCATAAACGACATGATCGATGAGCCGACCGTGTTGCTCATTGACGCCGAGGGCGAAAAGCGCGGCGTTATTCCCACCGATGAAGCGATCAGGATGGCTGAAGAGGCCGGCCTCGATCTGGTTGAGGTATCGCCGAACGCGAAGCCTCCCGTGTGCAAGCTTCTCGACTACGGGAAATTCAAATACCAGGCACAGAAGAAGGCCAACGAGGCGCGCAAGAAACAGAAGACCGTCGAGGTCAAGGAAATCAAGATGCGCCCGAACATCGACACGCATGACTACGAGGTCAAGATGCGCGCGATGCTTCGCTTCTTCGAGGAAGGCGACAAGGTGAAAGTCACCCTGCGCTTCCGCGGCCGCGAAATGGCGCATCAGGAACTCGGCATGGTGCTGCTGAACAAGGTCAAGGAAGAGGTCGAGCCGATCGCGAAGGTCGAACTCTACCCCCGGCTCGAAGGCCGGCAGATGATCATGGTGCTGGCGCCGAAATAA
- a CDS encoding glycerophosphodiester phosphodiesterase family protein, with product MTKPLQVAHRGGAGLWPENTMAAFERAIDAGADGIELDVHLTRDGKLVVHHDESLKPAIARGPGGDWVARPTPLLKDLTAAELAAYDVGRLKPGAGYSARYPEQMPVDGARVPLLAEVYELVKARAEPGFRLYVELKTALLDLSQSADPVELADAAVALTREHELDETITFVSFDWRALARAKEVAPGILNAFTTLPFFHLDPEDPSAVRDKPGSEDEAYRRASASGAPWVAGFDWRAQKGASFAERMLRAIAAAPADGWFAWHGDATADTAALAHELGLAVSCWTVDEEAEMERLAALGVEAILTDRPDRLSRLFAK from the coding sequence ATGACGAAGCCGCTTCAGGTAGCGCATCGCGGCGGGGCGGGGCTCTGGCCGGAAAACACGATGGCGGCTTTCGAGCGCGCAATCGACGCTGGCGCCGACGGCATCGAGCTCGATGTGCATCTCACGCGCGACGGCAAGCTCGTCGTGCATCACGACGAGAGCCTGAAGCCCGCCATTGCGCGCGGTCCCGGCGGCGACTGGGTGGCGCGCCCGACCCCTCTCCTCAAGGATCTCACCGCCGCCGAACTCGCCGCCTATGATGTCGGCAGGCTGAAGCCCGGCGCCGGCTACAGCGCGCGCTATCCCGAGCAGATGCCGGTCGACGGCGCGCGCGTGCCGCTTCTCGCCGAGGTCTATGAGCTGGTGAAGGCGCGCGCCGAACCCGGCTTCCGTCTCTATGTGGAACTGAAGACCGCTCTTCTCGATCTCAGCCAGTCCGCCGATCCGGTCGAACTCGCGGATGCCGCCGTCGCGCTGACGCGGGAACATGAACTCGACGAGACCATCACCTTCGTCTCCTTCGACTGGCGGGCCCTTGCCCGGGCGAAGGAAGTGGCGCCCGGCATTCTCAACGCCTTCACGACGCTCCCTTTCTTCCATCTCGATCCGGAAGACCCCTCCGCCGTGCGCGACAAGCCGGGCTCGGAAGACGAGGCCTATCGCCGCGCCTCCGCCTCCGGCGCGCCCTGGGTCGCCGGGTTCGACTGGCGGGCGCAGAAGGGCGCCAGCTTTGCCGAGAGGATGCTGCGCGCCATCGCCGCCGCGCCCGCCGATGGCTGGTTCGCATGGCATGGCGATGCGACAGCCGACACCGCCGCGCTGGCGCACGAGCTTGGCCTCGCCGTCTCCTGCTGGACGGTCGATGAGGAAGCGGAGATGGAGCGGCTGGCGGCGCTCGGCGTCGAGGCAATCCTGACCGACCGGCCGGACCGCCTTTCAAGGCTCTTCGCCAAATGA
- a CDS encoding LLM class flavin-dependent oxidoreductase: MKFGVFYELQLPRPWNEGDEHRLFHEALEQIVLADKLGFDHAWEVEHHFLDEYSHSSSPEVFLAAAASVTKNIRLGHGIRQVIPNYNHPARTAEGLATLDIMSNGRVEFGIGEGATRLELGGFNIPAKEKRAMAIEAGEQIANMMVHEPYPGFEGKYFSMPCRNVLPKPVQKPHPPMWMACTNRDTIRVAASLGVGALAFSFVDPEEAKAWSEIYYGIIKSEECKPIGHTVNANIAMVSNFSLHEDRAEAIRRGHEGFEFFGYALNALVAHDTIPGRTDMWGDYIKARGNRTQEVIDAAKRAEAIATGIGTPDDMRAHLRAFRDAGVDQVIFMQQAGRNKHSDICESLELFAAKVMPEFKKEAAEREARKQAELAPYIEAALKRKNWMKPLERDEVPVVKASVKQAQVNQTSAAD; the protein is encoded by the coding sequence ATGAAATTCGGAGTATTTTACGAGCTGCAGCTGCCGAGGCCCTGGAACGAAGGCGACGAGCACCGCCTGTTTCATGAAGCTCTGGAGCAGATCGTGCTGGCCGACAAGCTCGGCTTCGACCACGCATGGGAGGTGGAGCATCACTTCCTCGATGAATATTCGCACTCCTCCTCGCCTGAGGTTTTCCTCGCCGCCGCCGCGTCGGTGACAAAGAACATCCGCCTCGGTCATGGCATCCGGCAGGTGATTCCGAATTACAACCACCCTGCCCGCACCGCCGAGGGCCTTGCAACGCTCGACATCATGTCGAATGGGCGCGTCGAATTCGGCATCGGCGAGGGCGCGACGCGGCTGGAGCTCGGCGGCTTCAACATTCCCGCGAAAGAAAAGCGCGCCATGGCCATCGAAGCCGGCGAGCAGATCGCCAACATGATGGTGCATGAGCCTTATCCCGGCTTCGAGGGAAAATACTTCTCCATGCCCTGCCGCAACGTGCTGCCGAAGCCGGTGCAGAAGCCGCATCCGCCGATGTGGATGGCCTGCACCAACCGCGACACGATCCGCGTCGCGGCATCGCTCGGCGTCGGCGCGCTTGCCTTCTCCTTCGTCGATCCGGAAGAAGCGAAAGCCTGGTCGGAAATCTATTACGGCATCATCAAATCGGAAGAGTGCAAGCCGATCGGCCATACGGTGAACGCCAACATCGCCATGGTGTCGAATTTCTCGCTGCATGAAGACCGGGCCGAAGCGATCCGCCGCGGCCATGAAGGCTTCGAATTTTTCGGCTATGCGCTGAACGCGCTTGTCGCGCATGACACGATACCGGGCCGGACGGATATGTGGGGCGACTACATCAAGGCGCGCGGCAACCGTACGCAGGAAGTGATCGACGCGGCAAAACGCGCGGAGGCCATCGCCACCGGCATCGGCACGCCGGACGACATGCGCGCCCATCTGCGCGCGTTCCGGGATGCGGGCGTCGACCAGGTGATTTTCATGCAGCAGGCAGGCCGCAACAAGCATTCGGATATCTGCGAATCGCTGGAGCTCTTCGCCGCCAAGGTAATGCCGGAGTTCAAGAAGGAAGCGGCCGAGCGCGAGGCAAGGAAACAGGCGGAGCTTGCGCCTTACATCGAGGCGGCGCTGAAACGGAAAAACTGGATGAAGCCGCTGGAGCGGGACGAGGTGCCGGTGGTGAAGGCTTCGGTGAAGCAGGCACAGGTCAACCAGACAAGCGCGGCGGACTAG
- a CDS encoding MarR family winged helix-turn-helix transcriptional regulator, producing the protein MTETAALEAEVRENCAALRARMAARKLTRAYDKALKPSGLKITQFTLLIAIAEGSAKSMTALADHLALERSSLVRNVKLLEDDGLIEAAPTGEGRSLGLVLTKAGRKKLTQALPLWRKAQDDVETALGANWTGVKKSLQQLIAKT; encoded by the coding sequence TTGACCGAAACCGCCGCACTCGAAGCTGAAGTCCGCGAGAACTGCGCGGCCTTGCGCGCGCGGATGGCCGCGCGAAAGCTGACACGCGCCTATGACAAGGCGCTGAAGCCTTCCGGTCTCAAGATCACGCAATTCACGCTGTTGATTGCAATTGCCGAGGGCAGCGCGAAATCCATGACGGCGCTTGCGGATCATCTGGCGCTGGAGCGCTCGAGCCTCGTGCGCAATGTGAAGCTTCTGGAAGATGACGGGCTGATCGAGGCGGCCCCGACAGGTGAAGGCCGTTCGCTCGGGCTCGTCCTCACCAAGGCGGGACGGAAGAAGCTGACCCAGGCGCTGCCCCTGTGGCGCAAGGCACAAGATGACGTCGAGACGGCGCTCGGCGCCAACTGGACGGGCGTGAAGAAGTCGCTGCAGCAGCTGATTGCAAAGACTTGA
- a CDS encoding phytanoyl-CoA dioxygenase family protein, whose amino-acid sequence MTKGRGIDLEAKFADFERDGYVIFENVIEPELVSEIREELLRVERDNNMGFRDTDFEGKQTVRIYNLLAHGPTFWKIPIHEATLPFAEKVLDEELQVSSVSSITLCPGQGAQPLHADDQLIPVPKPHQPFTLNCVWAISDFTEENGATRLVPGSHKASGMPDYDMEMDTVAGEMPAGSVLFWHGSLWHAGGNNRSKERRFCVANYYCAGFIRQQENQQLGIPLEEARKFPRRLQELCGYSVYRGLYGHVDNADPIGMLGREDGSRLIWQRSYDEMYEDKAGPAE is encoded by the coding sequence GTGACCAAGGGAAGGGGTATTGATCTCGAAGCGAAATTCGCGGATTTCGAGCGTGATGGGTATGTGATCTTCGAGAACGTGATCGAGCCGGAACTGGTATCGGAAATCCGCGAGGAACTGCTTCGCGTTGAACGCGATAACAACATGGGATTCCGGGATACCGACTTCGAGGGCAAGCAGACGGTCCGCATCTACAACCTGCTGGCGCATGGACCCACCTTCTGGAAGATACCGATCCATGAAGCAACACTGCCTTTTGCCGAGAAGGTGCTCGATGAGGAACTTCAGGTCTCTTCGGTGAGCTCCATAACGCTCTGCCCAGGCCAGGGCGCGCAACCTCTGCATGCTGACGATCAGCTGATTCCGGTGCCGAAACCGCACCAGCCTTTCACGCTGAATTGCGTCTGGGCGATCTCCGATTTCACGGAAGAGAATGGCGCTACGCGCCTCGTGCCCGGAAGCCACAAGGCGAGCGGCATGCCGGACTACGATATGGAGATGGACACGGTGGCGGGTGAAATGCCTGCGGGTTCGGTGTTGTTCTGGCATGGCAGTCTTTGGCATGCGGGCGGCAACAACCGCTCGAAGGAGCGCCGCTTCTGCGTTGCGAACTACTATTGCGCCGGCTTCATACGCCAGCAGGAGAACCAGCAACTCGGAATCCCGCTTGAGGAAGCGCGGAAATTTCCGCGCCGGTTGCAAGAACTCTGCGGCTATTCGGTCTATCGCGGCCTTTACGGTCATGTCGACAATGCCGATCCGATCGGGATGCTCGGCCGTGAAGACGGCTCAAGGCTAATCTGGCAACGGAGTTATGACGAGATGTATGAGGACAAGGCAGGCCCCGCCGAATAG
- a CDS encoding I78 family peptidase inhibitor, with protein sequence MTGRGLGGVILPVAMTMAFLSLAACHSGGQVARTAKPGAGAERAISERSCDSLAATHRARWHGEAYEKAQRDIVVMGEIERIRIIRPGDVVTMDYDPHRLNVTLDAASIVRDVECG encoded by the coding sequence ATGACAGGAAGAGGCCTTGGAGGCGTCATCCTGCCTGTGGCCATGACAATGGCTTTTCTATCCTTGGCCGCCTGCCATTCGGGCGGTCAGGTGGCGCGGACGGCGAAACCCGGTGCGGGTGCCGAGCGCGCGATATCCGAACGCAGCTGCGATTCCCTCGCGGCGACCCATCGCGCACGCTGGCACGGTGAAGCATACGAAAAGGCCCAGCGCGACATTGTGGTGATGGGCGAAATTGAAAGAATTCGCATCATCCGTCCGGGCGACGTCGTGACCATGGATTACGACCCCCATCGGCTGAATGTGACACTCGACGCTGCATCCATCGTTCGCGATGTGGAATGCGGCTAG
- a CDS encoding I78 family peptidase inhibitor, protein MKHSLKYLLGTVAVAGLLAVAACDDPNENENAQTAPGEMQSPDSAVPLTNQPGQAAPGSTGMVDNTTPSTDMPESQTPGSDLPAGDMSMGEEAAAEGTDAETIAGTGDAANDCEAAAGDDGLGVWVGQPYEEAKDAIEAREGIETVRVIRPGDAVTQDFRDDRLNVELDEDGNITNLRCG, encoded by the coding sequence ATGAAGCATTCGCTGAAATATTTGCTCGGAACGGTGGCGGTCGCCGGCCTGCTGGCAGTGGCCGCATGTGACGACCCCAACGAGAACGAAAACGCGCAGACCGCGCCGGGAGAAATGCAGTCTCCGGACAGTGCCGTTCCGTTGACGAACCAGCCTGGTCAGGCCGCGCCGGGAAGCACGGGCATGGTGGACAACACGACGCCTTCGACAGATATGCCCGAAAGCCAGACGCCGGGCAGCGACCTGCCTGCGGGCGACATGTCGATGGGTGAGGAAGCTGCCGCCGAAGGCACCGACGCCGAGACAATCGCCGGTACGGGCGACGCCGCCAATGATTGCGAAGCCGCCGCAGGCGATGACGGACTGGGCGTATGGGTTGGCCAGCCTTATGAAGAGGCCAAGGACGCGATCGAAGCCCGGGAGGGCATCGAGACAGTGCGTGTGATCCGTCCCGGAGACGCGGTCACGCAGGACTTCCGCGACGACCGGCTGAATGTCGAGCTGGACGAGGATGGCAACATCACGAATCTTCGTTGCGGCTAA
- a CDS encoding VOC family protein — protein sequence MSRFFGNVCQNGYVVRDIEAALKHWTEVLGVGPFYYIDRVQCDWFTYKGEPSPVEMSIALGNTGDLQIELIQQRNDAPSMYMDFLNAGREGLQHMSYWTQNYQADYDRALAAGYKVGHEGQIGGPQGRFVYFDTETHPGTVIEMSDISGGKGKFFEHIRKAAIGWDGTDPVRPVR from the coding sequence ATGAGCCGCTTTTTCGGAAATGTCTGCCAGAACGGCTATGTCGTGCGCGACATCGAAGCCGCGTTGAAGCACTGGACGGAAGTGCTCGGCGTCGGGCCCTTCTATTATATCGACCGCGTGCAATGCGACTGGTTCACCTACAAGGGCGAGCCGTCCCCCGTCGAAATGAGCATCGCGCTCGGCAATACGGGCGACCTCCAGATCGAGCTCATCCAGCAGCGCAACGACGCGCCCTCAATGTATATGGATTTCCTGAATGCGGGCCGCGAGGGCCTGCAGCACATGTCCTACTGGACGCAGAATTATCAGGCCGATTACGACCGCGCGCTCGCCGCAGGCTACAAGGTCGGCCATGAAGGACAGATCGGCGGGCCACAGGGCCGCTTCGTCTATTTCGATACCGAGACGCATCCCGGCACGGTGATCGAGATGTCGGATATCAGCGGCGGCAAGGGCAAATTCTTTGAACACATTCGCAAGGCCGCCATCGGCTGGGACGGGACGGATCCGGTGAGGCCCGTCCGCTGA
- a CDS encoding CcdB family protein, with protein MAQFDVYRNRNAASREAIPYFLLLQHEVIETRALRVVVPLVPLSRAELPISRLNPIFEIEGRKLILSTLEIAGISTSFLGGDIVASLSHRRDEIIAAIDFLVTGI; from the coding sequence ATGGCGCAATTCGATGTCTATCGGAACAGGAATGCCGCCAGCCGCGAGGCCATTCCATACTTCCTGCTTTTGCAACACGAGGTGATCGAGACGCGGGCCCTGCGCGTCGTTGTCCCTCTCGTTCCGCTATCGCGGGCTGAACTGCCTATCAGCCGCCTGAACCCGATTTTCGAAATCGAGGGAAGAAAGCTCATTCTCTCGACGCTGGAAATCGCGGGCATATCGACATCGTTCCTCGGCGGCGACATTGTGGCGTCGCTCTCTCACCGCAGGGACGAAATCATCGCCGCTATCGATTTTCTCGTGACGGGTATCTAG
- a CDS encoding type II toxin-antitoxin system CcdA family antitoxin, with the protein MPKKAVNLSIDADLLAKARALDINLSATFEEVLRTRAREEERKRWVEENRDAIEAFNRRIERDGVWSDGLRRF; encoded by the coding sequence ATGCCAAAGAAAGCCGTCAATCTCAGCATCGATGCCGACCTCCTCGCCAAGGCGCGGGCGCTGGATATCAATCTTTCCGCGACCTTCGAAGAAGTGCTGCGAACCCGCGCCCGCGAGGAAGAGCGCAAACGCTGGGTAGAGGAAAACCGGGACGCCATCGAAGCTTTCAACCGCCGGATCGAGCGAGACGGTGTATGGAGCGACGGCCTTCGCCGTTTCTAG
- the rpmI gene encoding 50S ribosomal protein L35 produces the protein MPKLKTKSGTKKRFKLTASGKVKRGQTGKRHGMIKRTNKQIRNKRGTTIMADADAARVIKNFMPYA, from the coding sequence ATGCCCAAACTGAAGACCAAGAGCGGGACCAAGAAGCGCTTCAAACTTACCGCTTCAGGCAAGGTCAAGCGCGGTCAGACCGGCAAGCGTCACGGGATGATCAAGCGGACCAACAAGCAGATCCGGAACAAGCGCGGCACCACGATTATGGCTGATGCCGATGCCGCGCGCGTGATCAAAAACTTCATGCCTTACGCGTGA
- the rplT gene encoding 50S ribosomal protein L20, producing the protein MSRVKRGVTAHARHRKIIKKAKGYYGRRKNAFRTANQAVEKAGQYAYRDRRTRKRNFRALWIQRINAGVREHGLTYSRFIDGLAKAGIEVDRKVLSDIAIHEPEAFKALVEQAQAALK; encoded by the coding sequence ATGTCGCGCGTCAAAAGGGGCGTTACAGCACACGCCCGCCACCGCAAGATCATCAAAAAGGCGAAGGGCTATTACGGCCGTCGCAAGAACGCCTTCCGCACGGCCAACCAGGCCGTCGAGAAGGCCGGCCAATATGCCTATCGCGACCGCCGCACCAGAAAGCGCAATTTCCGCGCCCTCTGGATCCAGCGCATCAACGCCGGTGTCCGCGAGCACGGCCTGACCTATTCGCGATTTATCGACGGCCTCGCCAAGGCTGGCATCGAGGTGGACCGCAAGGTTCTCTCCGACATCGCCATCCATGAGCCCGAGGCCTTCAAGGCTCTGGTCGAGCAGGCGCAGGCCGCACTCAAGTAA